CTAGTTCTGATGCTAATACTGGTTCTGCTGCAAAGTTAGCAGGTGAAGTCGCTAAAGCAGACCCATGGGCAATGATTAATAAGATTAAAGATGCTAATACCGATAGTACTAATGTTAGCGGTGCTAATAATGAAGTTGGGGTATTGGCTATTGGTACGGCCAGTTCTGATGCTGGGGCAAGGAGTAGTGCAGACTTGGCAGCAGCAGTAGCTCTTAAGGCCATGACAAAAGGTGGACAATTTAATGCTAATACAGATGCTGAGGTGGTTAAAGGAGCAACAGTTAGTGCTGTAAATAAAGTATTAGGAATACTTGACTTAATAATTAGGAAAACAGTATTAAAAAAGCTAGAGGAAGTAGGAGACAAAGTTAAGGAAATACAATACTCAGAGACTGCTGGTGAAGCGACACAGGGTGGTATTACTTAAACTATTGTTACCAAACAATAATTAATTATAATTAAAAAAGCTAAATAAACTAAATAAACTAAATAATAAAGTCATTTAATAATGGAATAGAAGAACTTGAAAAGCAAAGGGATTCTATACGCTCTATATCTAATTTAAGACAAGGATTCTTAGATGTTTTTGCTTCTTTTGGTAAGATGTTTGAGGATACTTTGGGATTTCCAGCAGTAAAATCTAGTGATCCAAAAAGTAAGGTAGGAGAACATTTTGAGAATATAGGAAAAAGATTACAGAGTACTAAGGATAAATTAGATGGTCTAGCGAAGGAAATATCTTCTACTCCACATGCTGATACTAAAGGTGTTGAGACTGTTATTAGCAGTTCTGGTGAAGTTCTTACAAAATTAATTGAAGCTGTAACCAAACTTGCTAGTGTAACTAAAAAAGGTAGTGCCAATATTGGTGATAATAATAATTCTAAAGCTGTTGCTACTCCTTCTGCTGATGTTGAGGCTATTATTAAAGAAGTTAACGCTATAGTTGAGACTGCTACTAATTCTGGCATAAAGATTGATACTGGAAAAGAGGGTGCTGCAGTACCTAGTTCTGCTGCAACTCATGCTCCTACTGTACTTGCAAAAAGTAATGCTCAAGCTAGTGCAGGTGCTGGTCCTGCTCTAGCAGCTGAGGTGGTTAAAGCGGATCCATGGGCAATGATTCATAAGATTCAAAAGGCTAAGATTGCTACAAATCCTATTTCTCTTAATGCTTCCAATGATAATGGTGCTGGAGAACTAGCTACTGGAACTAAGAATGGAGATGATGCTGGAGCAAAAACAAATGCAGACCTAGCAGCAGCTGTTGCATTAAAGGCAATGACTCAAGGTGGTCAATTTAATGCTGCTAATGATGCTGAGGCAGTTAAAGGGGCTGCAGCAGGTGCAGCAAATAAGGTAATAGGAGTATTAGAAGAGATAATTAGGAGAACAGTAGTAAGCAATCTAGATAAGATAGGAAAAGCACTTAAAGGAATAAAATACTCAGAGACTATTGGTGAAGCTACAGAAGTTGGTACTGCTACTAAATAAATAAACATCAAACTAAATAAGAAAGTCATTTAAGGGGAACATTGCTCTATGTGCGAGTTGTTTCCCTTTTTTTGTGTCTATCCTCTTTTAAAGGAAAGGGAAAGAATGGGGTACGTAATATATGACTAGAAATATTAAAAATAGAATAAGAAGTATTTGTGCAACATTATTTATCTCTCTATTCCTTTCTTGTAATAATTCTGGTGAGGAATTAGAAAAACTTCAAAAACAAAATACCTTCTTATCCTCACTTGCTAATTTAGGTAATGACTTCTTAAATATCTTCACTTCTTTTGGAGAGATGACAGGTACTGTTTTAGGGTTTAATAAGGATACTAAAAAATCTGATGTTGGGAAGTATTTTAAGAATATAGAAGATAACTTAA
This DNA window, taken from Borrelia coriaceae, encodes the following:
- a CDS encoding variable large family protein, with the protein product MIKSFNNGIEELEKQRDSIRSISNLRQGFLDVFASFGKMFEDTLGFPAVKSSDPKSKVGEHFENIGKRLQSTKDKLDGLAKEISSTPHADTKGVETVISSSGEVLTKLIEAVTKLASVTKKGSANIGDNNNSKAVATPSADVEAIIKEVNAIVETATNSGIKIDTGKEGAAVPSSAATHAPTVLAKSNAQASAGAGPALAAEVVKADPWAMIHKIQKAKIATNPISLNASNDNGAGELATGTKNGDDAGAKTNADLAAAVALKAMTQGGQFNAANDAEAVKGAAAGAANKVIGVLEEIIRRTVVSNLDKIGKALKGIKYSETIGEATEVGTATK